A single window of Vanessa atalanta chromosome 27, ilVanAtal1.2, whole genome shotgun sequence DNA harbors:
- the LOC125074452 gene encoding E3 ubiquitin-protein ligase RNF113A, producing MSDVEVEVPTTFKKRNLKKRGGRKRKTSSSEEKNSSDSDEPTVVLPTKRPQKANPNVQTTGGEKKQRVILDDASSNDEEFHKPTTTLSVLQQRENATATYEMDTEKDKDAQAIFEKSQKINEELQGQADDKVYRGINNYAQYYKKQDTAIGNASSGFVRKGPIRAPANLRSTVRWDYQPDICKDYKETGFCGFGDSCKFLHDRSDYKHGWQLELEETKTKEGESDYEIDSDDELPFKCFICRGSFKDPIVTRCKHYFCEKCALQNYKKSTRCFICNAQTSGVFNPAKELEAKIKARAMDDDDDGDDDGDE from the exons atgtctgATGTCGAAGTTGAGGTACCGACAACGTTTAAGAAACGAAACTTAAAGAAAAGAGGTGGCAGAAAACGAAAAACATCTAGTTCAGAAG AAAAAAACAGCTCAGATTCCGATGAACCAACTGTTGTTTTACCAACTAAGAGACCTCAGAAAGCGAATCCAAATGTTCAAACGACCGGTGGAGAGAAGAAACAACGAGTAATATTAGATGATGCTAGCAGTAATGATGAAGAATTC caTAAACCAACAACAACACTGTCAGTGTTGCAACAACGGGAAAATGCTACGGCTACATATGAAATGGACACAGAGAAAGACAAAGATGCTCAAGCGATATTCGAGAAATCACAGAAAATAAACGAAGAGTTACAAGGCCAAGCTGATGATaag gtATACCGaggtattaataattatgcccaatattataaaaaacaagataCAGCGATCGGCAACGCAAGTTCCGGTTTTGTGAGGAAGGGTCCTATTAGGGCTCCGGCCAATTTAAGATCTACTGTCAG ATGGGATTATCAACCGGATATATGCAAAGATTATAAGGAGACGGGTTTCTGTGGTTTTGGAG attCTTGTAAGTTCTTGCACGACAGATCAGATTACAAGCACGGATGGCAATTGGAGTTGGAGGAAACCAAAACGAAAGAGGGGGAGTCTGACTATGAAATAGATAGTGATGATGAACTGCCgttcaaatgttttatatgtaggGGTAGCTTCAAGGATCCCATAGTGACGAG atgtAAACACTATTTTTGTGAGAAATGTGCGCTGCAAAACTATAAGAAATCAACGCGGTGCTTTATTTGCAACGCCCAAACGAGTGGTGTCTTTAATCCGGCGAAAGAACTCGAAGCTAAAATTAAAGCACGTGCtatggatgatgatgatgacggtGATGACGATGGTGATGagtga